From a region of the Haloferax volcanii DS2 genome:
- a CDS encoding acyl-CoA carboxylase subunit beta translates to MEDRIDELREKREEALKGGGEDRIASQHDKGKMTARERIDYFLDDGTFREFDQFRTHRNHKFGMEETKLPGDGVITGYGEVGGRTVFVFAHDFTVFGGSLGEVFAEKVCKVMDKAMEVGAPVVGLNDSAGARIQEGVQSLGGFGEIFRRNTEASGVIPQISAIMGPCAGGAVYSPALTDFTFMVRDTSHMFITGPDVIKTVTGEEVTFDELGGATTHTSTSGVAHFATDTEEQALDDIRHLLSYLPQNNVEDPPRVEPWDDPERVDDDLAGVVPDQPRKPYDIHDVLDGVLDEGSFFGVQEDFAKNIVVGFGRLDGHSVGIVANQPRVNAGTLNINASEKGARFIRFCDSFNIPILTFVDVPGFLPGTDQEHNGIIRHGAKLLYAYSEATVPLMTVITRKAYGGAYDVMASKHLGADVNYAWPTAEIAVMGPQGAVNILYRDELDAADDPDARRDELIEEYREEFANPYTAADRGFIDDVIEPGETRERLISDLRMLNSKRKSQPDKKHGNIPL, encoded by the coding sequence ATGGAAGACCGGATCGACGAACTCCGCGAGAAGCGCGAGGAAGCCCTGAAGGGCGGCGGCGAGGACCGAATCGCCTCGCAGCACGACAAGGGCAAGATGACCGCCCGCGAGCGCATCGACTACTTCCTCGACGACGGCACCTTCCGGGAGTTCGACCAGTTCCGAACCCACCGCAACCACAAGTTCGGGATGGAGGAGACGAAGCTCCCCGGCGACGGCGTCATCACCGGCTACGGCGAGGTCGGCGGCCGAACCGTCTTCGTCTTCGCCCACGACTTCACCGTTTTCGGCGGCTCGCTCGGTGAGGTGTTCGCCGAGAAGGTCTGTAAGGTGATGGACAAGGCGATGGAGGTCGGCGCGCCCGTCGTCGGCCTCAACGACTCCGCCGGCGCGCGGATTCAGGAGGGCGTCCAGTCGCTCGGCGGCTTCGGCGAAATCTTCCGCCGAAACACCGAGGCGTCGGGCGTCATCCCGCAGATTTCGGCCATCATGGGCCCCTGCGCGGGCGGCGCGGTGTACTCCCCCGCGCTGACGGACTTCACCTTCATGGTCCGCGACACGAGCCACATGTTCATCACCGGCCCGGACGTCATCAAGACGGTCACGGGCGAGGAGGTCACCTTCGACGAACTCGGCGGCGCGACGACCCACACCTCGACGAGCGGGGTCGCCCACTTCGCCACCGACACCGAAGAGCAGGCGCTCGACGACATCCGCCACCTGCTTTCGTACCTCCCGCAGAACAACGTCGAGGACCCGCCGCGCGTCGAACCGTGGGACGACCCCGAGCGCGTCGACGACGACCTCGCCGGGGTCGTGCCCGACCAGCCGCGCAAGCCCTACGACATCCACGACGTGCTCGACGGCGTCCTCGACGAGGGCTCCTTCTTCGGCGTCCAAGAGGACTTCGCCAAGAACATCGTCGTCGGCTTCGGTCGCCTCGACGGTCACTCGGTCGGCATCGTCGCCAACCAGCCCCGCGTGAACGCCGGTACCCTCAACATCAACGCATCGGAGAAGGGCGCGCGCTTCATCCGCTTTTGCGACTCGTTCAACATTCCCATCCTCACCTTCGTGGACGTGCCCGGCTTCCTGCCCGGTACGGACCAAGAGCACAACGGCATCATCCGCCACGGCGCGAAGCTCCTGTACGCCTACTCCGAGGCGACGGTGCCGCTCATGACCGTCATCACGCGCAAGGCCTACGGCGGCGCGTACGACGTGATGGCCTCGAAGCACCTCGGCGCGGACGTGAACTACGCGTGGCCGACCGCCGAAATCGCCGTGATGGGCCCGCAGGGCGCGGTCAACATCCTCTACCGCGACGAACTCGACGCCGCGGACGACCCCGACGCCCGCCGCGACGAACTCATCGAGGAGTACCGCGAGGAGTTCGCCAACCCCTACACCGCCGCGGACCGCGGCTTCATCGACGACGTCATCGAACCCGGCGAGACCCGCGAGCGCCTCATCTCCGACCTCCGGATGCTGAACTCCAAGCGCAAGTCCCAACCCGACAAGAAACACGGCAACATCCCGCTATGA
- a CDS encoding glycerophosphodiester phosphodiesterase — protein MRVIGHRGCPVLAPENTLAAFDAAATRLDWVELDVRRCGSGELVVVHDETLDRVTGAPGRVAEATLAELQALTIGDSGESIPTLAAVFDALPDRVSVNVELKERGLVDDLAAVVGGAEHEILVSSFDAEALREVREATALPVAFLFAADWAESLSVAADLDCAAVHPHYDLLSSARVEEAHDCGFEVNAWTVPDREIVRRLRECGVDGVVVDDPALAE, from the coding sequence ATGCGCGTCATCGGTCACCGCGGCTGTCCCGTCCTCGCCCCCGAGAACACGCTCGCCGCCTTCGACGCGGCCGCGACGCGACTCGACTGGGTCGAACTCGACGTTCGACGCTGCGGCTCCGGCGAACTCGTCGTCGTCCACGACGAGACGCTCGACCGCGTGACCGGCGCGCCCGGCCGCGTCGCCGAGGCGACTCTCGCGGAGTTGCAGGCACTCACAATCGGCGACTCCGGCGAGTCGATTCCGACGCTCGCCGCGGTGTTCGACGCCCTGCCGGACCGCGTTTCGGTCAACGTCGAACTGAAAGAACGCGGCCTCGTAGACGACCTCGCCGCCGTCGTCGGCGGCGCGGAACACGAGATACTCGTCTCGTCGTTCGACGCCGAGGCGCTCCGCGAGGTGCGCGAGGCGACCGCGCTCCCGGTCGCGTTCCTCTTTGCGGCCGACTGGGCGGAGTCGCTGTCGGTCGCCGCCGATCTCGACTGCGCGGCCGTCCACCCGCACTACGACCTGCTCTCGTCGGCGCGGGTCGAGGAGGCGCACGACTGCGGCTTCGAGGTCAACGCGTGGACGGTCCCCGACCGCGAGATAGTTCGGCGGCTCCGGGAGTGCGGCGTCGACGGCGTCGTCGTCGACGACCCGGCGCTCGCGGAGTGA
- a CDS encoding 30S ribosomal protein S17e, whose protein sequence is MAIKPKYVKQLGNILLERYPQAFNTDFETNKDSVEELTTVESKGVRNRIAGYITRKKGGQGA, encoded by the coding sequence ATGGCAATCAAGCCCAAGTACGTCAAGCAGCTTGGTAACATCCTGCTGGAGCGATACCCGCAGGCGTTCAACACGGACTTCGAGACGAACAAGGACAGCGTCGAGGAACTGACCACGGTCGAGTCGAAGGGCGTCCGCAACCGCATCGCCGGCTACATCACGCGCAAGAAGGGCGGCCAGGGCGCGTAA
- a CDS encoding DUF447 domain-containing protein codes for MSDDETTDAGRRVGDRDGDDWPVELRGVTETVVATLGPNDRWNFAALGVHAPETDGDPPASTPSPPPATATTWGNTRTRRNFHRQGGGVVQFVSDPRAFVEAAMTIYERDSPVLDSADAWAEVEATPVDSGEDGGTEWESWELRPVDAAVERTRPFTINRGFGAVIDTTVAASRLDVPAFDTDDLLARLDYFAETVEKCGGKREREAFARIDELTGWRERAAARRNESF; via the coding sequence ACGACTGGCCCGTCGAACTCCGCGGCGTCACCGAGACGGTCGTCGCCACGCTCGGGCCGAACGACCGGTGGAACTTCGCGGCGCTCGGCGTCCACGCACCGGAGACCGACGGCGACCCCCCTGCCAGCACGCCCTCGCCGCCGCCCGCCACCGCCACGACGTGGGGCAACACCCGAACTCGCCGGAACTTCCACCGGCAGGGCGGCGGCGTCGTCCAGTTCGTCTCCGACCCGCGGGCGTTCGTCGAGGCCGCGATGACCATCTACGAGCGGGACTCGCCCGTTCTCGACTCGGCCGACGCGTGGGCCGAAGTCGAGGCGACGCCGGTCGATTCAGGCGAGGACGGCGGGACCGAGTGGGAATCGTGGGAGCTCCGGCCCGTCGATGCCGCGGTCGAGCGGACCCGGCCGTTCACCATCAACCGCGGCTTCGGCGCGGTCATCGACACGACGGTTGCGGCCTCGCGGCTCGACGTGCCCGCCTTCGACACCGACGACCTGTTGGCCCGACTCGACTACTTCGCCGAGACGGTCGAGAAATGCGGCGGGAAACGAGAGCGCGAGGCGTTCGCGCGAATCGACGAGTTGACGGGCTGGCGCGAGCGGGCGGCCGCGAGACGGAACGAATCGTTTTAG